TTGCGGCACAACCTTGGGCTTTTCGACGTGGTGCGGCTGGACCACTTCCGCGGTTTCGAGGCCTACTGGGAGATAGACGCCACGGAGAAAACCGCCATCAACGGCCGCTGGGTTCCCGGCCCGGGCGCGGCCTTCTTCGAGGCCCTGCTGGCCGCCCATGGCGCGCTTCCCCTCATCGCCGAAGACCTGGGCCTCATCACCGAGGAGGTTGTGGCCCTGAAGGAGCGTTTCGGCCTTCCCGGCATGAAGGTGCTGCAGTTCGCCTTTGGCCCGCACACGCCCACCAGCCCGGATTCTCCCCACAACCACGAAAAGAACTGCGTGGTCTACACCGGCACCCACGACAACGCCACCACGCGCGGCTGGTTCGAGGCCGAAACCACGCCCACGGTGCGCCGCGTGCTCTCCCGCTACCTGGGGCACGCGCCCACGGCCGAGACCATTGTGCGCGAAATGGTCCGCCTGGCCCTTGCCAGCCCGGCCAACCACGCCGTCATCCCGGCCCAGGACCTGCTGGGCCTGGGGAGGGAGGCGCGCATGAACACCCCCGGCCAGGCCAAGGGCAACTGGGGCTGGCGCGCCCCGGCAGAAGCCTTGACCCTGGCGGGAGGCCGCGCCCTGGCCGAAGAGCTGCGCGGCGCGTGCGAGCTGTACGGCCGCACCCAGATCGGCGCGCCCCCCGTGCCGGAAACGGACCCGAAAACGGATCCGGAAGCAGACTGACTCCCCCGGCGTTTTTTTCCTCCGCGCGTGTTGACAGCACCAAGAGCGTGTTTATGTAAGCCATGCTTCAAGCGCCCCGCCAGTTGCAGGCGGCGCGCATTGTTCGCACACTGGCGGCGGCCGATTGCACGCAGATCACCTGCGCTGGCCGCCGCACACACCACACACATCACACTCGCGGAGGAACGAAACGATGAAGTTGAAGCCCCTCAATGACCGTGTTCTGGTGAAGCGCCTGGAGTCCGAGGAAGTGACCTCCGGCGGCATCATCATCCCCGACAGCGCCAAAGAGAAGCCCCAGAAGGGCCAGGTGGTGGCCGCCGGCCCCGGCAAGCTGGACGACAAGGGCTCCCTGGTCAAGATGGCCGTGAAGGCCGGAGACGTGGTGCTGTTCACCAAGTACGCGGGCACCGAGATCAAGATCGACGGCGTTGAGCACTTGGTGCTGCGCGAGGACGACATCCTCGCCATCGTCGAGAAATAGGTCGGCGCAATCCGCAAAGAGGCAGCCTGACGGGCGCGGCGAAACACCCGCGCGCCCGCACCTGAACCAAACGCCGCCGCGCGCGGCATACATTTCAAGGAGTCCCCACCATGGCCAAAGAGATCATTTTCGACGCCAAGGCGCGTGAGAAGCTGAAGATCGGCGTGGACAAGCTGGCCAACGCCGTCAAGGTCACCCTGGGTCCCAAGGGCCGCAACGTGGTCATCGACCGCAGCTTCGGCTCCCCGCTCATCACCAAGGACGGCGTGACCGTGGCCAAGGAGATCGAGCTTGAGGACAAGTTCGAGAACATGGGCGCCCAGATGGTGAAGGAAGTCGCCTCCAAGACCTCCGATGTGGCCGGCGACGGCACCACCACCGCCACCATCCTGGCCCAGGGCATCTTCTCCGAGGGCGTGAAGCTCGTGGCCGCCGGCCGCAACCCCATGGCCATCAAGCGCGGCATCGACAAGGCCGTGGAGGCCATCACCGCGGAGCTGGGCAAAATGGCCAAGCCCACCCGCGACCAGAAGGAAATCGCCCAGGTCGGCACCATCTCCGCCAACAACGACGCCACCATCGGCAACATCATCGCCGAGGCCATGAGCAAGGTCGGCAAGGAAGGCGTCATCACCGTCGAGGAAGCCAAGGGCCTGGAGACCACCCTGGACGTGGTGGAAGGCATGCAGTTCGACCGCGGCTACCTCTCCCCCTACTTCGTCACCAACCCGGAGAAGATGACCTGCGAGATGAGCGATCCGCTGATCCTCATCTGCGAGAAGAAGATCTCCTCCATGAAGGACATGCTGCCCGTGCTGGAGCAGGTGGCCAAGATGAGCAAGCCGCTTGTGATCATCAGCGAGGACATCGAGGGCGAGGCCCTGGCCACCCTGGTGGTCAACAAGCTGCGCGGCACCCTGAACGTGGCCGCCGTCAAGGCCCCCGGCTTCGGCGACCGCCGCAAGGCCATGCTCCAGGACATCGCCATCCTGACCGGCGGCACGTGCATCTCCGAAGACCTGGGCGTGAAGCTTGAGAGCGCCACCGTGAACGACCTGGGCCAGGCCAAGCGCGTGGTCATCGACAAGGAATCCTGCACCATCGTGGACGGCAAGGGCCAGAAGGCCGACATCACCGCCCGCGTGAAGCAGATCCGCGCCGAGCTCGACGAGACCAGCTCCAGCTACGACAAGGAAAAGCTCCAGGAGCGCCTGGCCAAGATCGTTGGCGGCGTTGCCGTCATCCATGTCGGCGCCGCCACCGAGACCGAGATGAAGGAGAAGAAGGCCCGCGTGGAAGACGCGCTGAACGCCACCCGCGCGGCCGTCGAGGAAGGCATCGTGCCCGGCGGCGGAGTGGCCCTGGTGCGCAGCCAGAAGGTGCTTGAGAAGGTGAAGGCCGTGGACGACGACGAAGAGGCCGGCATCGACATCATCCGCCGCGCCATCGAGGTGCCCCTGCGCTCCATTTCCGCCAACGCGGGCTTCGAAGGCTCCATCGTGGTGGAGAAGGTCAAGGACGGCAAGGACGGCTTCGGCTTCAACGCCGGCACCGGCGTCTACGAAGACCTCATCAAGGCCGGCGTCATCGACCCCAAGAAGGTGACCCGCATCGCCCTGCAGAACGCCTCCTCCGTGGCGGGCCTGCTCCTCACCACCGAATGCGCCATCGCCGACAAGCCCGAGCCCAAGGGCGCCGCTCCGGCCATGCCCGGCGGCATGGGCGGCATGGGCGGCATGGGCGGAATGGGCGGCATGTACTAGCCCCCAGCCGCAATCCCCGCTTCATACGAGGCCGGAATCCGCAAGGGTTCCGGCCTTTTTTTTATCCCCGCGCGTGCGCGGGCGTGGATGCGGGCAAGGGGTCCGGCCCCCTGCGGGCCTATCTGGCGGGCAGGCCGATGCGGTCCCAGTAGACGCGGCCGAAATCGTCCCGGGAGAAGATCACATAAAGGGGCGTGGCCAGCATCCGCGCCCGGTTCACCGGGCCGAAGCTGCGGGAGTCGAAGGAGGCGTATCTGTTGTCGCCCATGACGTAATACTCGTCCGGGGCCAGGCGCGCCGGGGGCATGTCCAGGCTCTTCCTGCCCGGCCCGCGCATGGCGTAGTAGCCCTCGTCGATGGGATCGCCGTTGACGTACACCGACCCGTCGGCCACCTCCACCACCTCGCCCGGCAGGCCCACCACACGCTTGACAAAGATCAGCGAGTGCTCGGAGGGGTACTCGAACACCACCAGCTGTCCGCGCCGGACAATGTCGCGCGGGCGCAAGGCCTGGCAGCGCAGGCGGTCGCCGGAGCGCAGGGTGGGCCGCATGGAGGTCTGGGCCACGGCGAAGATGGGGAAGGCCCAGCGCTCCGCCTGCCCGGCCGCGATGGCCGCCGTGGCCATGAGCGCCACGGCCCCCAGATAGACCGGAAGGCTGTTCCTGGGGCCGGGGACGAAATGCGTGAGCCTGCGGGCCGTGCGCAAGGCCTCCCAGGCGGCGTACAGGGAAAGAAGCAGATAGCCCGCAAGGGACGACAGCCACCAGCGAAAGGTTTCCACCGCGCCGATGCCCAACAGCTGCCAGGCCGCGGCCAGGCACAGCAGACCCGCGCCCTTGCGGAAACGGCCGTTGTACAGCTGTCCCAGGCCAGGCAACAGGAAAGAGGCCAGCGCCGCCAGCCAAGGCTTGCGCGGGCT
This genomic stretch from Humidesulfovibrio mexicanus harbors:
- the groES gene encoding co-chaperone GroES codes for the protein MKLKPLNDRVLVKRLESEEVTSGGIIIPDSAKEKPQKGQVVAAGPGKLDDKGSLVKMAVKAGDVVLFTKYAGTEIKIDGVEHLVLREDDILAIVEK
- the lepB gene encoding signal peptidase I; its protein translation is MHVTVLPRRDGGSAGPPSSPRKPWLAALASFLLPGLGQLYNGRFRKGAGLLCLAAAWQLLGIGAVETFRWWLSSLAGYLLLSLYAAWEALRTARRLTHFVPGPRNSLPVYLGAVALMATAAIAAGQAERWAFPIFAVAQTSMRPTLRSGDRLRCQALRPRDIVRRGQLVVFEYPSEHSLIFVKRVVGLPGEVVEVADGSVYVNGDPIDEGYYAMRGPGRKSLDMPPARLAPDEYYVMGDNRYASFDSRSFGPVNRARMLATPLYVIFSRDDFGRVYWDRIGLPAR
- the groL gene encoding chaperonin GroEL (60 kDa chaperone family; promotes refolding of misfolded polypeptides especially under stressful conditions; forms two stacked rings of heptamers to form a barrel-shaped 14mer; ends can be capped by GroES; misfolded proteins enter the barrel where they are refolded when GroES binds); protein product: MAKEIIFDAKAREKLKIGVDKLANAVKVTLGPKGRNVVIDRSFGSPLITKDGVTVAKEIELEDKFENMGAQMVKEVASKTSDVAGDGTTTATILAQGIFSEGVKLVAAGRNPMAIKRGIDKAVEAITAELGKMAKPTRDQKEIAQVGTISANNDATIGNIIAEAMSKVGKEGVITVEEAKGLETTLDVVEGMQFDRGYLSPYFVTNPEKMTCEMSDPLILICEKKISSMKDMLPVLEQVAKMSKPLVIISEDIEGEALATLVVNKLRGTLNVAAVKAPGFGDRRKAMLQDIAILTGGTCISEDLGVKLESATVNDLGQAKRVVIDKESCTIVDGKGQKADITARVKQIRAELDETSSSYDKEKLQERLAKIVGGVAVIHVGAATETEMKEKKARVEDALNATRAAVEEGIVPGGGVALVRSQKVLEKVKAVDDDEEAGIDIIRRAIEVPLRSISANAGFEGSIVVEKVKDGKDGFGFNAGTGVYEDLIKAGVIDPKKVTRIALQNASSVAGLLLTTECAIADKPEPKGAAPAMPGGMGGMGGMGGMGGMY